A genome region from Vanessa cardui chromosome 24, ilVanCard2.1, whole genome shotgun sequence includes the following:
- the LOC124540190 gene encoding complement factor I-like: MNSMSHFSNANMKTLLGVVILTALYITIKCDSFKDTKIIIKSLTYPKKVLKQNNIKIINARKFENLQSLDSRRGNVAKKSAQKPFYTVFPPIPEKSILKDSVTTYFVGDILPDRKMRVKKVLPEYSSAVFRGKRSIKNDTEVKDIVNENDLNRRKIQKTIKVERKNKPRRVRKLKKSSKVKKLAREGHHDNDNLEVKKLKQKKRATVQLKYTKNVNKTARIRSKKRMLKQNRTKNAKRQKEKRNQERKAISRRLIAGKDAMIQDYPYVVSIQKGNEHWCAGALLNPRLVITTANCVWKARSVSRMRIRAGTRHMARGGQVAKIQEVVKHPGWNMRSQPDHDVALLLLDRNIKFSDKVHGVDLPNRAMWPAFEDVWVTSWGSDRRDGIFQTVAVSLQVYHAILIDHDKCNNITQRFGVAVTRNFICVAQTGRRAPCTRDTGAPAVSDGILWGLASWGIRKLCGTERFPAMFSYLASRTNLDFITNATHYLMSDKRYYPYPDRYIAVNAETTSNLVTSPAF; the protein is encoded by the exons ATGAACTCGATGTCGCATTTCAGTAATGCAAACATGAAAACATTACTTGGCGTTGTAATACTTACagcattatatattacaataaaatgcgACAGTTTTAAAGatacgaaaataattataaaatctttaacatATCCGAAGAAagtgttaaaacaaaataacataaaaataataaatgccaGAAAATTCGAAAATTTACAATCCTTGGACAGCCGTAGAGGTAATGTCGCGAAGAAGAGTGCACAAAAACCATTTTACACCGTATTCCCACCCATACCAGAGAAAAGTATACTAAAAGATTCTGTTACTACATATTTTGTCGGAGATATTCTACCCGATCGGAAAATGAGAGTTAAAAAAGTCTTACCTGAATACAGTTCAGCAGTTTTCAGAGGTAAAAGATCCATCAAGAATGACACAGAAGTGAAGGACATTGTAAACGAAAACGATTTAAATAGGAGAAAAATCCAAAAAACGATAAAAGTCGAACGTAAAAATAAACCGAGGCGTGTAAgaaaactcaaaaaatcatCCAAAGTTAAAAAATTGGCAAGAGAAGGGCACCACGATAATGATAATTTGGAAGTCAAAAAGCTCAAGCAAAAGAAGCGAGCGACCGTTCAactgaaatatacaaaaaacgttaataaaacCGCCAGAATACGCTCGAAGAAAAGAATGTTAAAGCAAAACAGAACTAAAAATGCGAAAAGACAAAAAGAGAAACGTAATCAAGAAAGAAAAG CAATAAGCAGACGTTTAATAGCTGGGAAGGACGCTATGATACAGGACTATCCGTATGTGGTCTCAATTCAGAAGGGTAACGAGCACTGGTGCGCGGGGGCTTTGCTGAACCCGCGTCTCGTAATCACAACTGCGAATTGTGTTTGGAA AGCCCGCAGCGTAAGTCGCATGCGCATAAGAGCTGGTACTAGACACATGGCGAGAGGAGGCCAAGTCGCGAAAATCCAAGAGGTCGTGAAACATCCCGGCTGGAACATGCGTAGTCAACCAGACCATGACGTCGCGTTATTACTTTTAGACAGAAATATCAA ATTTTCAGATAAAGTCCATGGCGTAGATCTTCCAAATCGTGCTATGTGGCCAGCCTTTGAAGATGTTTGGGTGACAAGCTGGGGATCAGATAGA CGAGACGGTATATTTCAAACAGTCGCTGTCTCACTTCAAGTGTATCACGCAATACTGATAGATCACGACAAGTGCAACAACATCACACAACGCTTCGGTGTTGCCGTTACGCGTAACTTTATATGCGTCGCCCAGACCGGCCGACGAGCGCCGTGTACG CGTGATACGGGAGCACCGGCAGTGAGTGATGGAATATTGTGGGGTCTTGCATCTTGGGGTATCCGAAAACT ATGTGGTACAGAACGGTTCCCAGCAATGTTCTCGTACCTAGCGTCGCGTACTAATCTTGATTTTATAACGAATGCCACTCACTACCTGATGTCCGATAAACGCTACTACCCATATCCGGATCGTTACATTGCCGTGAATGCAGAAACTACCTCTAATCTCGTAACGAGTCCGGCGTTTTAA